From a region of the Calliphora vicina chromosome 4, idCalVici1.1, whole genome shotgun sequence genome:
- the LOC135957416 gene encoding uncharacterized protein LOC135957416: METTQESQEECILEKPEVSILMVGLDEAGKTTLLYKLKLGDGDLTTIPTIGYNVETVEFEDKNYTFWDIGGHETVRVLWKFYNENKAAVVFVVDASNSERFALAKDFLHTVMSDEDLSNAMLLVVANKQDKPNCDSVEDLKQQLDLKSLKQPCSLINTSAFDRASLTDIMVHLRDMNLF, translated from the coding sequence ATGGAAACGACACAGGAAAGCCAAGAAGAATGTATCCTAGAGAAACCGGAGGTATCCATTCTAATGGTGGGCTTAGATGAAGCCGGCAAAACCACTTTGCTTTACAAATTGAAACTTGGTGATGGTGATCTCACCACAATACCCACCATTGGTTACAATGTGGAGACAGTGGAATTTGAagataaaaattatacattttgggATATTGGTGGCCATGAAACTGTACGTGTTTTATGGAAATTCTATAATGAAAATAAAGCTGCTGTAGTTTTTGTTGTCGATGCTTCGAATTCAGAGCGTTTTGCCCTggctaaagattttctacacaCAGTCATGTCTGATGAGGATTTGAGTAATGCAATGTTATTGGTGGTGGCGAATAAACAGGATAAGCCAAATTGTGACAGTGTCGAAGATCTGAAACAACAATTGGACTTAAAGAGTCTAAAGCAACCATGTAGCCTTATTAATACTAGTGCCTTTGATCGCGCGAGTCTTACCGATATTATGGTGCATTTAAGagatatgaatttattttaa
- the LOC135958655 gene encoding uncharacterized protein LOC135958655: MKLKNLGDLLVFDTFPLMFNPKQKIILTHLLHLEEQMFPQKLSMIFTTQKLADQLRKYCCDKKHTCINKSNIIVVKPYEFIDIVLDRQLILQVLFCASEEEESNNVMVLIRENGKLNYIYGGNFIDIRSALLNDTFASWISHGVEKLYVNLKRMEENHTFNDIDQMEKVFNNIEAIMKNHRESKIHLHLPLFGYEVFILKLAERFPNRLKYSNLKQFYINLDDDNSQIAMHCLDDKVSDERIILQPVKYTSYQAYMKFKKTNEITINICHDAINCMNSEIYNNQGYYELFYSPEPSPFHLKLLCMLVKPKRIFGIVDTFNNKSIVPKYLYELCVGAKEKIKIKEERKLSYPFQLPANSKQQPMTIIAGHLSKTTKKTGPYLTDSESDGDT; this comes from the exons atgaaattaaagaaTTTGGGTGATTTGCTGGTATTTGATACATTTCCATTAATGTTTAAT cctaaacaaaaaattattttaacccaTTTGCTGCATCTGGAAGAGCAAATGTTTCCTCAGAAATTGTCCATGATATTTACCACACAAAAGCTTGCTGACCAATTGAGAAAGTATTGTTGTGATAAAAAGCATACg TGCATTAATAAAAGTAATATAATTGTGGTAAAACCTTATGAATTCATTGACATTGTACTGGACCGTCAACTCATTTTGCAAGTTTTATTTTGTGCTTCCGAAGAGGAAGAGTCCAATAATGTTATGGTCTTAATAAGAGAAA ATggcaaattaaattatatatatggaGGAAATTTTATAGATATACGATCGGCATTATTAAATGACACATTTGCTTCTTGGATATCACATGGCgtggaaaaattgtatgtcaattTAAAGAGAATGGAAGAAAATCATACGTTTAATGATATAGATCAAATGGAAAAAGTGTTTAATAATATAGAGGCTATTATGAA GAACCACCGTGAATCAAAAATTCATCTACATTTACCTTTATTCGGCTATgaagttttcattttaaaattagccGAACGATTTCCCAATCGTTTGAAGTATTCTAATCTTAAACAGTTTTACATAAATCTTGACGACGATAATTCTCAAATTGCAATGCATTGCCTTGACGATAAGGTCAGTGATGAAAGAATAATATTACAGCCAGTTAAATACACATCTTACCAAGCTTATAT gaagtTTAAAAAAACCAATGAAATTACCATAAACATTTGTCATGATGCCATTAATTGTATGAACTCTGAGATCTACAATAACCAAGGTTATTATGAATTGTTTTACAGTCCTGAACCTTCaccatttcatttgaaattattatgtATGCTGGTCAAGCCGAAACGTATATTTGGCATAGTCGATACATTCAATAACAAATCAATTGTACCGAAATATCTGTATGAACTTTGTGTGGGAGCCAAGGAGAAAATAAAGATTAAAGAAGAAAGAAAATTGAG ttatccTTTTCAATTGCCCGCTAATAGTAAACAACAACCTATGACAATAATTGCGGGACATCTATCAAAGACGACTAAAAAAACTGGACCTTATTTAACGGATTCCGAAAGTGATGGTGATACTTAA